In one Spirosoma rigui genomic region, the following are encoded:
- a CDS encoding VOC family protein encodes MLSPKATLKNAWPYQQDRMNLPVVSLETALPFYETVLGFRVLSRGETPHPSATLERDSIRIGLSENGGDPQQDGCFFEVDDVETMFAEIRATGFGNVNPDYRQQKYGDVTWKVLFIVAPDELCYSFGERQM; translated from the coding sequence ATGCTTTCACCAAAAGCTACGCTGAAAAACGCCTGGCCTTACCAGCAGGACCGAATGAATTTGCCCGTAGTCAGCCTGGAAACGGCACTGCCTTTCTACGAAACCGTCCTGGGTTTCCGGGTGCTTTCACGCGGTGAAACACCCCACCCGTCGGCTACACTTGAGCGCGACAGCATCCGGATTGGGCTGTCCGAAAACGGGGGAGACCCCCAGCAGGATGGATGCTTCTTCGAAGTTGACGATGTCGAAACGATGTTCGCAGAAATAAGGGCAACTGGGTTTGGCAACGTAAATCCCGACTACCGGCAGCAGAAATACGGTGATGTCACGTGGAAGGTCCTCTTCATTGTCGCCCCCGATGAGCTATGCTACAGTTTCGGCGAACGCCAAATGTAG